In one window of Lewinella sp. 4G2 DNA:
- a CDS encoding bifunctional nuclease family protein, producing MNKIELSIIAISRSVTQSSNYAVVLREDHGERRLPVIVGGNEAQSIAIAIERLDSSRPMTHDLFKNTLEILNSDLREVVINEIREGIFFSRLILDRDGDIIEIDSRTSDALALAVRFGCPIYTYDHIMSEAGVTMEDEETEEEMDDVGTQTAARDKDNLARYNVKELNTMLDEVLSNENYEKAALIRDELQRRGSN from the coding sequence ATGAATAAGATCGAACTTAGCATTATTGCTATCAGCCGCAGCGTGACCCAGTCCAGTAATTACGCCGTGGTACTTCGTGAAGACCATGGCGAACGCCGCCTTCCCGTGATTGTGGGGGGGAACGAAGCCCAGTCCATCGCCATCGCGATCGAACGGCTCGATAGTTCGCGGCCGATGACGCACGATCTGTTCAAGAATACCCTGGAGATCCTGAATAGTGACCTACGCGAAGTAGTCATCAACGAAATCCGCGAAGGCATCTTTTTCTCCCGCCTCATTCTCGATCGCGACGGAGACATCATTGAGATTGATAGCCGTACGAGTGATGCGCTTGCGCTGGCCGTCCGCTTCGGTTGCCCTATCTACACTTACGACCACATCATGAGTGAGGCTGGCGTCACGATGGAAGACGAAGAGACCGAAGAGGAGATGGATGACGTAGGCACCCAAACCGCCGCCCGCGATAAGGACAACCTCGCCCGCTACAACGTGAAGGAACTCAACACGATGCTGGACGAAGTGCTCAGCAACGAAAATTACGAGAAGGCAGCGCTGATTCGGGACGAGTTGCAACGCCGCGGCAGCAACTAA
- a CDS encoding DUF547 domain-containing protein, producing the protein MLRCSSLLTFALALLFSSCGSYQPTETYPPTDPDFVSPNQLSEELLQGLKDGEDVSALVTDLADLNPKLLAAALDTREKQLSFWVNTYNAMVQHLLTEDPSLFDNRGDFFSTPAFTVAGKTMSPNEMEHGIIRGGENRFGLGFIPQIFSNKFERTFAIDGGDSRVHFALNCGAADCPPVEIYEPETFQDQINERVTKYLAKHSEIKEVDGEKTIYLTPLFSWFRGDFKDRGGIADYLVEYGVLTEEQKDINREFKDYDWTLKTGIWAED; encoded by the coding sequence ATGCTACGCTGCTCCTCACTGTTGACGTTCGCTCTCGCACTTCTATTCTCCTCCTGCGGCAGCTACCAACCCACCGAAACCTACCCACCAACGGACCCCGATTTCGTAAGCCCGAACCAACTCAGTGAAGAGCTTCTCCAGGGACTTAAAGATGGGGAAGACGTATCCGCCCTGGTTACCGATCTAGCTGATTTGAATCCCAAATTGCTGGCGGCCGCCCTCGATACGCGGGAGAAGCAACTCTCCTTCTGGGTCAATACCTACAATGCGATGGTACAACATCTACTGACGGAAGACCCAAGTTTGTTCGATAACCGTGGCGACTTCTTCTCAACGCCCGCCTTTACCGTAGCCGGCAAAACCATGTCGCCGAACGAAATGGAACACGGCATCATCAGGGGAGGGGAGAACCGCTTTGGGCTAGGCTTCATTCCCCAGATCTTCTCCAACAAGTTTGAACGGACCTTTGCCATCGACGGCGGTGACTCCCGCGTCCACTTTGCGCTGAATTGCGGGGCCGCCGACTGCCCTCCGGTCGAGATCTACGAACCCGAAACTTTTCAGGATCAGATCAACGAAAGGGTGACCAAGTACCTGGCAAAACACTCCGAGATCAAAGAGGTAGACGGAGAAAAGACTATCTACCTAACCCCACTATTCTCCTGGTTCCGCGGCGACTTCAAAGACCGCGGCGGGATCGCCGACTACCTGGTAGAATACGGCGTGCTCACGGAGGAACAGAAGGACATCAACCGCGAGTTCAAAGACTACGACTGGACACTGAAGACGGGGATCTGGGCGGAGGATTAG
- a CDS encoding M13 family metallopeptidase, giving the protein MTRLLSASLVLSLLVLAACSPDVNNAELTPAQPGIILANMDTTVSAKDDFYNFVNGNWVKNTEIPADRTTWGGFSVLRKTTDADVLAIMDEARASGNYAPETDQAKALVLYQNYLDTTARNKMGVEPLKAALEQIDAVKSIADLQAIMQDLETSAAAPFLSLSGFPDLNNSSVNAAYVGGGGTGLPDRDFYLDEDEKSVEIREEYVKHVSRMLQLLGDEASEADKAAATVLDLEKQLAEPTLDKVQRRNPSNYNNPRTIAEFQKMIPVLDVEEMLGALGLERLDTVMVTEPKYVAALNDFLQNTPLEDVKTLMRWATINNNTSRLTTEIDQANWEFFGKYLNGAKEQRAMDERALAFVSGSAGEAIGQLYVDAKFPPEAKAKAELMIANIITAFQQRIEKLDWMTEETKQKAIEKLDKFTVKIAYPDEWEDYSKMMVSSDKSYFENSKAVSKWATEKNLAEIGQEVDKGEWGMAPQTVNAYFNPLNNEIVFPAAILQPPFYNYQADEAVNYGGIGAVIGHEISHAFDDQGSRFDGDGNLINWWQEEDLENFTARGKALADQYSNIEVMEGVNINGEFTLGENIGDLGGVLGAYDGLQLFYAENGHPEPVDGYTAEQRFFMSWATVWRTLQRDEALRNQVKTDPHSPGKVRATQPLVNIDAFYEAFDIKEGDGMYLAPEERVRIW; this is encoded by the coding sequence ATGACCAGACTTTTATCCGCCTCCCTCGTCTTATCACTACTCGTACTGGCTGCCTGTTCGCCCGACGTGAATAACGCAGAATTGACTCCCGCCCAGCCCGGCATCATCCTGGCAAACATGGATACGACCGTGAGTGCTAAGGACGACTTCTACAATTTCGTTAACGGCAACTGGGTGAAAAACACCGAGATCCCCGCCGACCGCACTACCTGGGGTGGTTTCAGCGTACTCCGCAAAACCACGGACGCTGACGTACTCGCCATCATGGACGAAGCACGCGCCTCCGGCAACTATGCCCCGGAGACCGATCAGGCCAAGGCGTTGGTTCTGTACCAAAACTACCTCGATACCACGGCCCGCAACAAGATGGGCGTGGAGCCACTGAAGGCCGCGCTCGAACAAATCGATGCCGTCAAAAGTATCGCCGACTTGCAAGCAATCATGCAGGATCTGGAAACATCCGCTGCCGCCCCTTTCCTGAGCCTTAGCGGTTTCCCCGACCTGAATAACTCCAGCGTAAACGCCGCCTACGTGGGTGGTGGTGGCACCGGTCTGCCGGACCGCGACTTTTACCTCGATGAGGACGAAAAATCAGTCGAGATCCGGGAGGAATATGTGAAGCACGTCAGCCGGATGCTGCAATTATTGGGTGACGAAGCCAGTGAGGCCGATAAAGCCGCGGCTACCGTTCTCGATCTCGAGAAGCAACTCGCCGAACCTACCCTGGATAAAGTGCAACGTCGCAACCCCAGCAATTACAACAACCCCCGCACCATCGCGGAATTCCAGAAAATGATTCCCGTGCTAGACGTCGAAGAGATGCTCGGTGCCCTCGGCCTCGAGAGGTTGGATACCGTGATGGTCACCGAACCAAAGTACGTAGCCGCACTGAATGACTTCCTGCAGAACACCCCCCTGGAAGACGTCAAAACGCTGATGCGGTGGGCGACCATCAACAATAACACCAGTCGTTTGACCACCGAAATTGACCAGGCCAACTGGGAATTCTTTGGTAAGTACCTCAACGGCGCCAAGGAACAGCGCGCCATGGATGAGCGCGCCCTCGCCTTCGTAAGCGGCTCCGCCGGCGAAGCCATTGGTCAACTCTACGTGGATGCCAAGTTCCCACCCGAGGCCAAGGCCAAGGCGGAACTGATGATCGCCAACATCATCACCGCCTTCCAACAGCGCATCGAAAAGCTGGACTGGATGACCGAGGAAACCAAGCAAAAAGCCATCGAAAAACTGGACAAGTTCACCGTCAAGATTGCCTACCCGGACGAGTGGGAAGACTACTCCAAAATGATGGTCAGCAGTGACAAATCCTACTTTGAAAACAGCAAGGCCGTCTCCAAATGGGCCACTGAAAAGAACCTCGCCGAGATTGGCCAGGAGGTTGACAAGGGAGAGTGGGGCATGGCGCCACAAACCGTGAACGCGTACTTCAATCCACTCAACAACGAGATCGTATTCCCCGCCGCAATCCTGCAGCCGCCGTTCTACAACTACCAGGCGGACGAAGCCGTGAACTACGGTGGCATCGGCGCCGTAATTGGCCACGAGATCAGCCATGCCTTCGACGACCAGGGTTCCCGGTTCGACGGTGACGGCAACCTCATCAACTGGTGGCAGGAGGAAGACCTGGAAAACTTTACCGCCCGCGGCAAGGCCCTCGCCGATCAGTACAGCAACATCGAAGTGATGGAAGGCGTCAACATCAACGGTGAGTTCACCCTCGGCGAAAACATCGGTGATCTCGGTGGCGTCCTCGGCGCTTACGACGGCCTCCAACTCTTCTACGCCGAAAATGGCCACCCCGAACCCGTGGACGGCTACACCGCCGAACAACGCTTCTTCATGAGCTGGGCCACTGTCTGGCGGACGCTACAACGCGATGAAGCTCTCCGCAACCAAGTCAAAACGGATCCACATAGCCCCGGCAAAGTAAGAGCCACCCAACCGCTGGTGAACATCGATGCCTTCTACGAAGCTTTCGACATTAAGGAAGGCGATGGGATGTACTTGGCGCCGGAGGAGCGGGTGCGTATCTGGTAA
- a CDS encoding LLM class flavin-dependent oxidoreductase yields MEIGIDSFVATCPGQDDAQAVADLLDRIVAADEAGLDLFALGEHHRGDFLDSAAHMYLAAAAARTKRIKLGSAVTVLSAADPVRVFQNFATLDLISNGRAEIVAGRGSFVESFPLFGYDLADYRELFKEKLELLLKIRDEETITWRGRFRAPLVEQSIYPRPAQEKLPIWLGVGGTPASFVRAGQLGLPLMVAVIGGQTYRFAPLVDAYREAWLQAGHPESEMRVGLHSLGYVAATSEAAHEGFYPGYKQMFDKIGKERGGAPVTPDGYRGQVGPTGALVVGEPSEVAEKILRHSKALGGIDRFTFQMDMVMNSPTGGGHAGQLEAIRLIGEEVMPVVLAEV; encoded by the coding sequence ATGGAAATTGGAATTGACAGCTTCGTCGCCACCTGCCCCGGTCAGGACGACGCGCAAGCCGTTGCGGACTTACTCGATCGGATTGTCGCCGCAGATGAGGCAGGGCTGGATCTCTTCGCTCTGGGGGAACACCACCGGGGTGATTTCCTGGACTCAGCGGCCCATATGTACCTGGCGGCCGCTGCGGCGCGGACAAAACGCATCAAATTAGGATCGGCCGTGACGGTACTGAGCGCCGCGGACCCAGTACGCGTCTTCCAAAATTTCGCAACGCTGGATCTGATCAGTAACGGTCGGGCGGAGATCGTTGCCGGTCGCGGTTCCTTCGTGGAATCCTTCCCCCTCTTCGGTTACGACTTGGCGGACTACCGGGAGCTCTTCAAGGAGAAGCTCGAATTATTGCTGAAGATCCGCGACGAAGAAACCATCACCTGGCGCGGACGCTTTCGGGCGCCGTTAGTAGAGCAGTCCATTTACCCACGCCCGGCACAGGAAAAGCTCCCCATTTGGTTGGGAGTTGGGGGTACGCCGGCGTCCTTCGTCCGGGCGGGCCAACTGGGCTTACCGTTGATGGTGGCCGTCATCGGTGGCCAAACCTACCGCTTCGCTCCCCTGGTGGACGCTTACCGTGAAGCCTGGCTCCAGGCTGGGCACCCTGAGTCAGAGATGCGGGTCGGCCTCCACAGTTTAGGTTACGTTGCCGCGACGTCGGAGGCTGCGCACGAGGGGTTCTACCCAGGCTACAAACAGATGTTTGATAAGATTGGCAAAGAACGCGGCGGCGCCCCCGTCACGCCGGATGGCTACCGCGGGCAAGTGGGTCCAACGGGTGCGCTCGTAGTCGGTGAACCTTCGGAGGTAGCGGAGAAGATCCTCCGTCATTCCAAAGCGCTCGGCGGGATTGATCGCTTCACCTTCCAGATGGATATGGTCATGAACTCACCGACGGGTGGCGGGCACGCGGGCCAACTAGAGGCGATTCGCTTGATTGGGGAGGAGGTGATGCCGGTGGTTTTGGCGGAGGTTTAA
- the aroC gene encoding chorismate synthase produces the protein MAGSTYGSAFKITTFGESHGVGLGVIIDGCPAGINFDEDFIQAELARRKPGQSRIVTQRKENDGVQVLSGVFEGKTTGTPIGMVIYNKDQRSKDYGHIFDKFRPSHADYTFHAKYGARDYRGGGRSSARETAARVAAGAVAQLFLRSQGVDIKTYVSQVGHITVNRPYQELDLSLIESNDVRCPDPETAAAMEKEILAVRKDGDTIGGCVTCVVKGVPPGWGEPVFDKLHAELGKAILSINACKGFEYGSGFAGVTLRGSQHNDAFYTDDEGTVKTKTNRSGGIQGGISNGEDIYFRAAFKSVATIIQDQQSVNEAGEDVTVSGRGRHDPCVLPRAVAIVDNMVALVLADMALRQRGARV, from the coding sequence ATGGCCGGTAGCACTTACGGATCCGCATTTAAGATCACCACGTTTGGGGAGTCCCACGGCGTTGGATTAGGCGTCATCATCGACGGATGCCCCGCCGGTATTAATTTTGACGAAGATTTTATCCAAGCTGAACTGGCCCGCCGCAAGCCCGGGCAAAGCCGCATCGTCACTCAGCGAAAAGAGAATGATGGGGTGCAAGTCCTCAGTGGCGTCTTCGAAGGCAAGACCACCGGCACGCCCATCGGGATGGTCATTTACAATAAGGACCAACGGAGTAAGGATTACGGCCACATCTTCGATAAGTTCCGCCCCAGCCACGCGGATTACACCTTCCACGCTAAGTACGGTGCCCGCGATTACCGTGGTGGCGGACGGTCCAGCGCTCGGGAAACGGCAGCACGAGTGGCGGCCGGAGCGGTAGCGCAACTCTTCCTGCGCAGCCAGGGCGTGGACATCAAAACCTACGTAAGCCAGGTGGGACACATCACGGTGAATAGGCCCTACCAGGAATTGGACCTTTCCCTCATCGAATCCAACGACGTGCGTTGCCCCGATCCGGAAACTGCCGCAGCGATGGAAAAAGAGATCCTCGCCGTCCGTAAAGACGGAGATACGATCGGCGGTTGCGTCACCTGCGTAGTGAAGGGCGTCCCGCCCGGATGGGGGGAACCCGTCTTTGACAAATTACACGCCGAACTGGGCAAGGCCATCCTAAGTATCAACGCCTGCAAAGGCTTTGAATACGGTTCCGGTTTCGCCGGGGTGACCCTCCGCGGGAGCCAGCACAACGATGCCTTTTACACGGACGATGAAGGCACGGTAAAAACGAAAACCAACCGCAGCGGCGGCATCCAGGGTGGCATCAGTAACGGGGAGGATATTTACTTCCGGGCGGCCTTTAAATCGGTAGCCACCATCATTCAGGACCAACAATCCGTCAACGAAGCGGGCGAGGACGTCACCGTGTCCGGGAGGGGACGGCATGATCCCTGCGTCCTTCCGCGGGCAGTGGCGATTGTGGATAATATGGTGGCGCTGGTGCTGGCGGATATGGCGTTGCGGCAGCGGGGGGCGCGGGTTTAG
- the mazG gene encoding nucleoside triphosphate pyrophosphohydrolase: MEKQLTAFERLLTIMDELREQCPWDRKQTFLSLRKLTIEETYELADELLKEDLEGIKEEVGDLLLHMVFYAKIASEQGAWDIADALNSVCDKLVERHPHIYGDVVAEDEEAVKQNWEKIKLAAGKGKKTVLSGVPTALPAMVKAMRMQEKTAQFGFDWDNVDQVWEKVNEEIQEFREADNERDQEAEFGDLLFSLINYARWKGIDPETALERTNLKFRNRFEYVEQAAGPGGLSEMALADMELLWQQAKKTDA, translated from the coding sequence ATGGAAAAGCAACTCACGGCCTTTGAACGCCTCCTCACCATCATGGATGAGCTCCGGGAGCAGTGCCCGTGGGACCGCAAACAGACCTTCCTCTCCCTCCGCAAACTGACGATTGAAGAGACCTACGAACTGGCGGATGAATTGCTGAAGGAAGACCTGGAAGGCATCAAAGAAGAGGTTGGTGACCTGCTCCTCCACATGGTTTTCTACGCCAAGATCGCCAGCGAACAGGGTGCCTGGGATATTGCCGACGCCCTGAATTCGGTCTGCGACAAATTGGTTGAGCGCCACCCCCACATCTACGGTGACGTCGTCGCCGAGGACGAAGAAGCCGTCAAGCAGAACTGGGAAAAGATCAAACTAGCCGCAGGGAAGGGCAAGAAAACCGTCCTGAGTGGCGTGCCAACCGCCCTGCCCGCCATGGTGAAGGCCATGCGGATGCAGGAAAAAACCGCCCAATTCGGTTTTGACTGGGACAACGTGGACCAGGTATGGGAAAAGGTCAACGAAGAAATCCAGGAGTTCCGGGAAGCGGATAATGAACGGGACCAGGAAGCGGAGTTTGGCGACCTACTCTTCAGCCTTATCAACTATGCTCGTTGGAAGGGGATCGACCCCGAAACGGCATTGGAACGGACCAACCTGAAGTTCCGTAACCGGTTTGAGTACGTCGAGCAAGCCGCCGGCCCCGGAGGCCTGAGCGAAATGGCGTTGGCTGATATGGAATTGCTGTGGCAGCAAGCTAAAAAAACCGATGCCTAG
- a CDS encoding radical SAM protein, translated as MLLITPPFTQLNTPYPATAYLKGFLNTKGIPARQMDLGIEVILELFSQPRLREAFALAAERETIVSANARRIYALREEYFASVESVIAFLQGKQPTLARQIASENFLPHASRFDQLSDLDYAFGAMGHQDKAKHLATLYLEDLSDFIVEALDPDFGFSRYAERLGRSANSFEELHDKLSGPPTFIDGITLALLDAVMQEEQPKLVCFSVPFPGNLYSAFRCAQYIKAHYPVTKTAMGGGFANTELRSVSDPRVFDYFDFITLDDGELPIELLWSNLIDPSPQNPNHQLYKRTFLRQDGEVIHNDYSLRQDYKMNAVGTPDYTGLPLDQYVSVIEVTNPMHSLWSDGRWNKLTMAHGCYWGKCTFCDVSLDYIGNYQPVRATVLVDRMEEIIAQTGENGFHFVDEAAPPALMRDLALEIIRRKLRLTWWTNIRFEKNFTPDLCRLLQASGCIAVSGGLEVASDRLLALIQKGVTVEQVARVTGAFTDAGIMVHAYLMYGYPTQTIQETVDSLEMVRQLFQAGVIQSGFWHQFALTAHSPVGLDPEAYGVVPDLKEITFANNDVQFKDATGIDHGQFSFGLKKSLFNYMHGTCFDYPLQEWFDFEIPETSIDPEYIQRSLEYQKDALRHTSRKLVWVGGTPDLEVLNDKQVQLTLFDRRDTDSLALPQVQGRWVRDLLIRCGNHAQPYPTLKATMEAYEEGFVDFWQSEEMELIRAYGLLVV; from the coding sequence ATGCTCCTCATCACCCCACCCTTTACGCAGCTCAATACGCCCTATCCGGCTACGGCGTACCTCAAGGGGTTCCTAAACACCAAGGGGATACCGGCGCGGCAGATGGACCTAGGAATTGAAGTGATCCTCGAGCTGTTTAGCCAGCCAAGGTTACGGGAAGCCTTTGCGTTGGCGGCGGAGCGGGAGACGATCGTATCGGCTAACGCACGGCGGATCTATGCGCTGCGGGAAGAGTATTTCGCGTCCGTTGAATCCGTCATTGCCTTTCTGCAGGGGAAGCAACCGACGCTGGCCCGACAAATTGCAAGTGAGAATTTTTTGCCGCATGCTAGTCGGTTTGACCAACTCAGTGATCTCGACTACGCCTTCGGGGCCATGGGCCACCAAGACAAGGCTAAGCACCTGGCCACGCTTTATCTGGAGGATCTGTCGGACTTCATCGTTGAAGCGCTCGATCCCGACTTTGGCTTCTCCCGCTACGCGGAAAGGCTCGGGCGTAGTGCCAACTCCTTCGAAGAATTACACGATAAACTAAGCGGTCCACCAACTTTTATTGACGGTATCACTCTGGCGCTGCTGGACGCCGTAATGCAGGAAGAACAGCCAAAATTGGTATGCTTCAGCGTCCCGTTCCCCGGCAATCTGTACAGTGCCTTTCGCTGCGCCCAATACATCAAGGCGCACTACCCCGTCACCAAAACCGCGATGGGTGGAGGGTTTGCGAATACGGAATTACGCTCCGTATCCGACCCGCGGGTATTTGATTACTTCGACTTCATCACGTTGGACGACGGAGAGTTACCCATTGAGTTACTGTGGAGCAACCTCATTGATCCCAGCCCCCAAAACCCCAACCACCAACTCTACAAACGGACCTTCCTGCGGCAGGATGGCGAGGTGATTCACAACGACTACTCCCTCCGTCAGGACTACAAGATGAACGCCGTTGGCACGCCCGACTACACCGGGCTTCCACTTGACCAATATGTGTCCGTTATCGAAGTCACCAACCCGATGCACAGTTTGTGGAGCGACGGGCGGTGGAACAAGCTCACGATGGCCCACGGCTGCTACTGGGGCAAGTGTACTTTTTGCGACGTTAGTCTCGACTACATCGGCAATTATCAGCCCGTCCGCGCGACCGTGCTCGTGGACCGGATGGAAGAGATCATTGCCCAAACCGGTGAAAATGGTTTTCACTTCGTGGATGAGGCCGCCCCACCCGCGCTCATGCGCGATTTAGCGCTGGAGATCATCCGGCGCAAATTGCGATTGACCTGGTGGACTAACATCCGCTTCGAGAAGAATTTTACGCCGGATTTGTGTCGGCTCCTGCAAGCCAGCGGTTGCATCGCCGTTTCGGGTGGTTTGGAAGTGGCGAGCGATCGCCTGTTAGCCCTCATCCAGAAGGGGGTGACCGTGGAGCAGGTTGCCCGCGTCACTGGCGCCTTCACCGATGCGGGGATCATGGTTCACGCTTACCTCATGTACGGCTACCCTACGCAGACTATTCAGGAGACGGTCGATAGCCTGGAGATGGTTCGGCAGCTGTTTCAGGCGGGGGTTATCCAGTCGGGTTTCTGGCACCAATTTGCACTAACGGCCCACAGCCCGGTCGGCTTGGACCCGGAGGCTTATGGGGTGGTTCCGGACCTCAAGGAAATCACGTTTGCCAACAACGACGTACAATTCAAGGACGCTACGGGCATCGACCACGGGCAGTTCAGTTTTGGCCTCAAAAAGTCGCTCTTCAACTACATGCACGGCACCTGTTTCGACTATCCCTTGCAGGAGTGGTTCGACTTTGAGATTCCTGAAACATCTATTGACCCGGAGTACATTCAGCGGTCCTTGGAGTACCAGAAGGACGCCCTTCGCCACACCAGCCGCAAACTCGTCTGGGTGGGCGGTACGCCCGATCTCGAAGTCCTCAACGACAAACAAGTACAGCTCACCTTATTCGATCGCCGCGACACCGATTCTTTGGCGCTGCCGCAGGTGCAGGGGAGGTGGGTACGGGACCTCCTGATCCGCTGTGGGAATCACGCCCAACCCTACCCCACCCTCAAGGCGACGATGGAAGCTTACGAGGAGGGGTTCGTAGATTTCTGGCAATCCGAAGAAATGGAGTTGATCCGTGCGTACGGATTATTAGTGGTGTAA
- the murA gene encoding UDP-N-acetylglucosamine 1-carboxyvinyltransferase produces the protein MTDNGTFIVEGGHKLSGEIIPQGAKNEALQIISATLMTEEPVMLTNLPDIRDVNKLLDLLKGLGAEVDRIDRHTCRVTAKNIDVEYMQSANYVRDAQHIRGSVMLIAPLLNRYGRATLPKPGGDKIGRRRLDTHLLGLQTLGADFKYDADRHIYSFSTDGLKGAYIHMDEISVTGTANVVMAAALADGETTIYNAACEPYLQQLCKMLNRMGAKIEGIGSNLLKIQGVNTLGGTEHRMLPDMIEIGSFIGMAAMTGSDITIKDVSVENLGIIPRTFERMGITLNIKGDDIHIPAHDHYEIQSFIDGGLMTIYDAPWPGFTPDLMSICLVTAIQARGSVLIHQKMFESRLFFVDKLIDMGAQIILCDPHRATVIGMDRRAPLRGISMSSPDIRAGVSLLIAALSAEGTSRIDNIHQIDRGYQDIDGRLRALGASIIRE, from the coding sequence ATGACGGACAACGGAACATTCATCGTCGAAGGCGGGCATAAGCTCTCCGGCGAGATCATCCCACAGGGGGCTAAGAACGAAGCATTACAGATCATCAGCGCCACGCTGATGACCGAGGAACCGGTAATGCTGACCAATCTGCCGGACATCCGGGACGTCAATAAGCTGCTCGATCTACTGAAAGGACTGGGTGCCGAAGTGGACCGTATCGACCGCCATACCTGCCGGGTGACGGCGAAGAACATCGACGTGGAGTACATGCAGAGCGCCAACTACGTGCGCGACGCTCAGCACATCCGTGGGTCAGTGATGTTGATCGCGCCCCTCCTCAACCGTTACGGACGCGCGACACTGCCCAAACCCGGTGGTGACAAGATCGGCCGCCGCCGGCTGGATACTCATCTGTTAGGATTACAAACTCTCGGCGCGGACTTCAAGTACGACGCGGACCGCCACATTTATTCCTTCTCCACGGACGGACTGAAGGGCGCCTACATTCACATGGATGAGATCAGCGTGACCGGCACCGCCAACGTCGTCATGGCCGCCGCCCTGGCTGACGGGGAGACCACCATTTATAACGCCGCCTGTGAACCCTACCTCCAACAGCTCTGCAAGATGCTGAACCGGATGGGCGCGAAGATCGAAGGCATTGGCTCCAACTTGCTGAAAATCCAGGGCGTCAATACCCTTGGTGGCACGGAACACCGGATGCTGCCCGACATGATTGAGATCGGCAGCTTCATCGGGATGGCCGCCATGACGGGTTCGGACATCACGATCAAGGACGTCTCCGTAGAAAACCTGGGGATCATCCCCCGCACCTTCGAGCGGATGGGGATCACCTTGAACATTAAGGGGGACGACATCCACATCCCCGCCCACGATCATTACGAAATCCAATCGTTCATCGACGGCGGTCTGATGACCATCTACGATGCACCCTGGCCAGGTTTTACGCCCGACCTCATGAGCATTTGCCTGGTAACGGCCATTCAGGCGCGAGGATCGGTGCTCATCCACCAAAAGATGTTTGAGTCCCGCCTATTCTTCGTCGATAAACTGATCGACATGGGTGCTCAAATCATCCTCTGTGATCCGCACCGCGCCACCGTCATCGGGATGGACCGCCGGGCTCCGCTACGGGGTATTTCGATGTCATCGCCCGACATCCGTGCCGGTGTATCGCTACTGATTGCCGCCCTTTCCGCCGAGGGGACGAGCCGCATTGATAACATCCACCAAATTGACCGGGGGTACCAGGATATTGATGGGCGTCTGCGGGCTTTGGGTGCAAGCATCATCCGGGAATAG